Genomic segment of Primulina tabacum isolate GXHZ01 chromosome 11, ASM2559414v2, whole genome shotgun sequence:
AAAGACTTACAAATACATCAATTATCAAACCAAGCAAGCTCAGTATCCAACTACTCTTTTACCTTTTTTCTGTACTCTTTTACCATgacaaaaaatatatcaaacaaATTAACTATAAAAATTATGGCAGCTACTTGCCCTCTGCTAGCCCAAGCATATCATGTGAAATTAAGTTTGGAGAGCAATAATTGCCAAACTAATTGTGTGGTGCTGCCTGTGgcaaaataattgaaaagtgTAGCTTGACTAATAAATGGTTCAAAAGATTTTGCAATCATCTATAGCTTTTGCTGCAGCAACACACTTGGTCCTCCACTAAAAACTAGATATTACTAATACAATCACAGTAACACCAAATACAGACATTTCAGTCCCTTCTTCTCCATTCTCTGCAATCTTCGGCGCTTTATTCATTCCAGTTTTAAAAGATGCATTCCCCCTTCCACCTCTCCCTCCTGGCAACAACAACGCCCTCTGCCCAGGATGCAACAACTCAAAGAGCACTCTACCATTAGTTTCCCTCACGACAATCCCCGGAGGAACCTTAATCGACACATCCTCACCTTTTGCTCCAGTTTTCTGCTGCCCTTGCCCATGTCCTCCCCTTCCCGCTCGAAAATGTACACCATTTCTAAATGACAACAATGAATTCATCGTTTCATCGACCTCCACATACACATTTCCTCCCCTCCCACCATCCCCGCCAGAGGGCCCCCCTAACGGCACAAATTTCTCCCTCCTAAAAGCCATCACCCCGTTACCTCCATCACCAGATTTTACATATATTTTTGCCCTATCAAAACACCTCATCACTGCTGGCACTCCTTTCTCCTTCCCCTTGATTTCCTCTTCGTTTTCAAACCCCATTTCGTCATCTTCTTCTCCATCAAAATCATCTTTATCTTGATAAACGGAATCTGAAGTCACTTCATACAACTCAAACTTTCCATAATCGTATCCCACTTTCTTATTAATGCCCTCGTCCTCGTCCTCCTCCTCATCCTCATCCTCGGAATCAGAATTCATGTCATGGAAATCAGAATTCTCATGACCGAATCCAAAATTTTCCTCAATATTTCCATTTCTTAAGCCAATATCAGAATCTTCTCCAAAATCCCGACCCAATTCCCGGGTTTTGGTGGATGTAAATTTATATTCAGATAGCTTTATTACCTCGGCCAAAATCTGGGAAGGTGAATCATCTTTCGGAGGGAGGCGGGTAAAGGTGGTGGCTTCTCCACCGCCCACGCCAGTGGATTGAGACGGAGGAGGAGGGTAGTTGCGAAATTTGAGCTTCTTGGTTTTCTGGTTGTTAGTAGAGAAACGACGAGTGCTTGAATTGGGCTTAGAGCGAGATGAGCATAGGGGCTTGAAGTGTAGAGGTAAAGTAGAGAATAGATTGCAAAATGCCATCAAAGATAAGATTTTGACGCAGAAAGCAGGAGATTTTTGGAGGGAGATGAGGAGTGGATAATCGCTTTCAATTCTAATCAACAAAAACAACGTAAaaacaaatcaagaaaaagggaaaaaaaattaaattgcctctttttcttgatttaattaatataaatcaaTTTGTTATGATCCTATCAACTGCAAAGATTGAAAATTTATTAGGTAAACGAATTTGATTAAAAGTGTGATCATGAAAATTATGAGCGGACGATGTTGCCCGAGAGTTGCTATCATTCCCACAATTACATCGAGACTTCTTGGCTCCTTTCAAGACAAAATGAAGGCTAACATCTTCACCGGCAAAGGAAAGAGTGGGTTTTCCCACTACATTGATGGAAAAAAGATGCTTCGGTATCAGAATGTTCAGTGGAAATTGAAATAATCAAGAATCGACTTGGCCACCCTTTggcaaattaataatttatgctTCAGTAAGGCATCCTAAAACGAGGATTAGTCATCCATTATCTGCTTGATCAATTGCGACTGGGTTATTCGATACTAGTCGTCGTTTGATAATTCTTGTTTTGACAATGGTTTCATTATTCTTGTATTCTGACAACTGTGACGAGTTATTGATTCATGGTTTAGCGCTGAATTCACGGGAGGTTGCCTTAACAAGAAATAAAAGACATCATTCTACCGGGGAACTCACCCAAGTCTTGCAAGATGTGGCTGCTGATCCTACATTTGCGGTTCCAGTTGTGGTCATGTATGTCGGCAGGAACATTTAGGCAGGAGCATTTAATGGGAACAGTATGTGCCAGCATAACTCGAAGAGAATTTGAACACGGCAGCTGACTTCTGAAATGGGAGATGAAGATTCACACTGGATAATGcatctataaatagaggcaTCATTCGGCATTTCTAAGTATCCCATTCACAAGTTTCTTCTTGTGTTTTATTATTCCTcctattagttctataatatttgtgaggtgtttgttctcctgtattaagagagtgtgtgatCTCTTTGGAaatacagtgagtgagttgtacaccacaaaatattatagtggaaatcttttcatcttgcccgtggtttttaccctaataatttttaggggttttccacgtaaatctcggtgtccattttattctttattttcggattttattatctcaaattccgcacgtgggaccaacaagtgatatcagagccttggtttaaaatttcttaaaattctgagtatgctctgtggttgcagcctagactgatcttccacatcagaaaaagattttttgagattttttatttaaggtgGGATTATTTTTTCcggtctactaaaattgttatagacataatggcgggaaggtacgagatagcaaagttcaacgaaatcaattttatgctgtggaaaataaagatacaagaagttttaagaaaggagaattgcttggcggctattggagatagaccggtggagattgcggatgatggaaagtggaacgagatgaatgataatgatgttgccaatttacacttggctatagctgacgaagttttgtcatgtatctctgagataaaaacagccaaagttatctgagatactctgacaaagatgtacgaggtcaagtcgctacacaacatgattttcctaaagagaaggctttatactcttcggatggcggaatcttcatcgatgacagaccatatcaacacactaaatactctatttgcccaactcacttccatggggcataaaataggggaaaatgaacgtgcggagcttctacttcaaagtctaccagattcatatgatcaacttatcatcaacataaccaacaaGTATTgttggtaacttcgaagcaggcagaggctttgccgatgataagaggaagatttatggaccgcgactccagtgggagtcaaagacgaggtagattaaagtcgagaagtaagaagaaaaatatttactgctttaaatgtggcggtaaagggcacttcaagaaagagtgtacgagtattgataaaagttctcaaggaaatgtggccagtacttcaggcggtggtgaaatattattcagcgacgCGGCAACTGTTGCGGAAGGcaggcacaaattttgtgacacatggattatggattcaggtgcgacgtggcacatgacgtctcggagagaatggtttgatcattatgaaccagtctcaggaggatctgtattcatgggaaatgatcatgccttggaaatcgctggggtcggtactatcaaaattaaaatgtttgatgacaccattcgcaccatacaggaggtacgacatgtgaaaggactgacgaaaaatcttttgtccttggggcaattggatgatatcgggtgcaaaactcgtatcgagaacgggatcatgaaaattgtgaagggcgcgcttgtggttatgaaggcggaaaaggttgctgcaaatctgtatgtacttttggagaaaacacacaaagaggcagaactagctgttgcatcaattggttcaggagaagaattaacagtgttatggcatagaaagctcgggcatatgtcagaacgggggttgaaaattctctcagaacggaacctgctgccgggacttacaaaagtgtcattaccattttgtgagcactgtgttaccagtaaacaacacagattaaagtttggcacttctactgccaggagcaaaatcatattggagctgattcattcggatgtttggcaagcatcagttgtatccctaggaggagcgagatactttgtctcgttcattgacgatttctctaggagatgttgggtgtatccaatcaagaaaaaATCAGAAGTTTTCCAAgttttcaaagcgcgggttgaacttgattctgaaaagaaaatcaagtgtctgaggactgacaatggaggagaatataccagtgacgagtttgatgcattttgtcaacatgagggcatcaagagaCAGTTCACGACgacttacacacctcaacagaatggagtgacggagcggatgaacaggaccttgttggacagaacaagagctatgttgaggactgcgggtGTAGAAAAatcattttgggcagaagcagtcaaaaccgcttgttatattatcaatcgttctccttcagtggcgattgatctgaagactctgatggagatgtggaccgagaagccgacagattattctcatttgcatacatttcgaagtcctgtgtacgttctgtacaatgagcaagaaagatcgaagttggattcgaaatccaaaaaatgtatcttcttgggctATGCTGATGGAGttaaggggtttcgcttgtgggatcctactgttcacaagcttgtcataccagagatgttatcttcgaggaagataaagtaaagggagacaaaggcacattgaattcagaaactactatatttcaggtggaGAATAAGACAGACGAAGGTcaaatttcttgtgaagcagtaccagagcacgaagaacaagaacatgttgagtctgaagttttcaatgtgaggcagtcaactcgagacagaagaccaccagcttggctttcagattatgtcactgaaagcaacattgcatattgtctattatcagaggatggtgagccatcgagtttccatgaggctactcaaagctcggatgtaactttgtggatgatagcaatgcaagaagaattggagCCATTAGACAGGAAtcaaacttgggatcttgttacactaccacgagggaggaaagccattggataacagatgggtctataagatcaagcgtgatggtaataaccaagtggagcggtatcgtgctaggttggtggtaaaagggtatgctcagaaagaaggcattgacttcaatgaaatattttcccctgtggttcggcttacaacagtcagagtagtgttggcattgtatgcagtgtttgacctacatctagaacagctagatgtgaaaacggtGTTTCTttatggagatcttgaagaagaaatctatatgctccagccagaaggttttgcggaaaaaggcaaagagaacttggtttgcaggttgaaaaaatctctgtacggtctcaaacaggcgccgaggtgttggtacaagagatttgattcatatatcatgagccttggatacaacagactgagtgcatacccttgtacatatttcaagaggtctggtgatgattatattattttgttgttgtatgtggacgacatgttgatAGCatgccccaacaaagatcaggtccaaggattgaaggcacagttggctagggaatttgatatgaaggacttgggaccagcaaacaagattctagggatgcaagttcaccgagatagaagtaacagaaagatttggctttcccagaaaaattatttgaagaaaatcttgcaatgcttcaacatgcaagatagtaagcaaatttcgacccctcttcctgttaacttcaagttatcctccgagatgtgtcctagcagtgaagcagagaggatggagatgtctcgagtaccgtatgcatcagcagtgggaagtttgatgttcgccatgatctgtacaagaccagacattgctcaagcagtgggagcagttagtcggtatatggcgaatcctggacgagagcattggagcactgttaagaggatccttagatacattaagggtacctcgaatgctgcattatgttatggaggatcggattttacactcaggggctttgtcgattcagattatgcaggtgatcctgataagaggaaatctactactggttatgtgtttacacttgcagggggagcagtaagctgggtttcaaaactgcagacagttgtagcgttatctacaacagatgcagaatacatggcagctactcaagcgtGCAaagaggcaatatggattaaaaggttattggaggagatcgagcacaaacaagaaaatgttcctttgttttgtgacagtcagagtgcctcGCATATCGCAAGAAATCCAGCTTTTCATTCCAGGACaaaacacattggagtacaatttcactttgtacgagaagtagtagaagaaagaagcgtggatatgcagaagatccatacaaatgacaacatagctgattttctgaccaagccagtgaacactgataagtttgattggtgtagatcctcaagtggtctagcggaaacgtaagcagcagggggaatggcaagattgaaaggatgagtggagatgtgtttgattctcaatcaaatctccaagtgggagaaatgtcggcaagAACATTTAGGCAGGAGCATTTAATGGGAGCAGTATGTGCCAGCATAACTCGAAGAGAATTTGAACGCGGCAGCTGACTTCTGAAATGGGAGATGAAGATTCACACTGGATGATGcatctataaatagaggcaTCATTCGGCATTTCTAAGTATCCCATTCACAAGTTTTTTCTTGTGTTTTATTATTCCTcctattagttctataatatttgtgaggtgtttgttctcctgtattaagagagtgtgtgatctctttggaaacacagtgagtgagttgtacaccacaaaatattatagtggaaatcttttcatcttgcccgtggtttttaccctaataatttttaggggttttccacgtaaatctcgttgtccattttattctttattttcgggttttattatctcaaattctgcacgtgggaccaacaatgTAGTGTTTGTTATTGTGATGGATCCTTGTGAAACTAATAGTTGATGCTGGGAATAGAAAGGGGCTCACAAGCCTAACATCCATCAACAAGTTTCTTGCAGGTTTACTGTTGAATAAGTAGCATCCATGTAGAATTTCATTTGCCACCGATGGCGCATTTCGATAATTCATGCAGGAAACTACCAGGGGAGGATGATAAACCATAACCAGAGGAATGCAACAGTACAATGTGACTAACTTACTGATCAAACAATTGATCATGCTTCATTGATATTCCTGAAGTATGTTTTTGAAATCTGAATAcaaagattttaattttaaccGAAAGAAAGTATGTGGTAGTCTCGGtgtcattgatgatattcttggaGTATGAGATATGTTTGTATCACAAAAAAGCAGGGAAGGGTCTGATGTAAGACTTTAGGCCTCTGTCTCATAGCCTAGGCAGCCTAAGGGCTCCAAAACAAAATAAGGAATAAtttgatttaatgatttattaataatatgagTAAAAGGAATATttcgagaatatttttttttaggtaagatttgaagtaaataAGTTGGAGATGAATATTGTATTTTGTGCAGAAATCGCACTTTTGTGGTTAGAGATGGCTTAAGGGctccaaaataaaatttataagttagacaaataataatattaacaagGAACAAATTCACACGGGTTAAATTTATCCAACTTAAAAGGCATGTTTGTTGTTATGAATAAAAGAATTAAGTAATTGCACTGTTGTTTCATAGGTTATTATCATTTTGACAGAAAAATAGCACAAACCATTTAAATTATCGAGTACTTGGTAATGTTCGTTGGACTGTTGGTATTTTAGAGTAAAGAAAAATAACAtgttttactaattttttttttgggtgtagctttgtttttattgttttatttggttttaATGCTAAGAAATTAAATCTATCTGAGCTTGAAATTGATAAAAACGTATCGAAATTGTAAAAATTAAATCTATTTGAGCTTAAAATTGATGAAACTTATCGAAATTAGATGAATTGATTATATTAtcaattgattttaaaaaaatcttgatTATACAAAGCTTAATCGATACTTTTGTAACCAAAACATAAAGACATGTGATGTTTAAGTGATAGTTGGTAATTTTTtatgagtaagtctcttgtgtgacggtctcacggatctttatctgtgagaggatcaaccctatcgatattcacaatgaaaaataaaattcttagcataaaatgtaatattttttcatggatgacctaaataagagatctgtctcacaaaatacgacccgtgagaccatctcacacaagtttttgtcaataatTTTTACATGTCATTTTATTCTCCTCAATTTGTTGCAATCTAATGTTCAAGATTTAGTAACTAGTTGGGGGTATTCTACTATGTTTTAGATACAAATTTACATATGTTGTTTTGAAAAAGCATATAGTAAAGTCATCTTCAACTCATTATACTATCTTCGTCTCATGTAtttattcaattttattttttgtatgtCTCAAATATATAGTCTAATTTTAATCTTTAGTATTATTTTCTCTACAattttaccaacctatctttatttttaattaatactttGTTCGATTTTTCGTAAAGTTTAGTTTTTCAAACAACTTTCTTAATATGTGTGAAAGCACGTACAAATCTAAATATATGAAATGGGTTGAATATTGTTTGGTGCGGCTTTAAATAcaatataacaaaatttttGCATCAAATACAAAGCTCTTTTTCAATTCATCAACTATAAACACAACTATGAAAGGAATGTCTTTAAAacattctattttattttattcactAGTTATTTTATTCCATGattcatttatttataaatttattaaatataataaaatcttattcttaaatttttataaatttaattttattcttagGAAAAATTAAGTTGGAATTAATTAAgtctaataaaataattaattcaaataaatttataaGGAAATTTATTAATATGAAAAACTGAACATCTATTACATGTTTAACATTGCAAGTATAtatgtaattatattaaatattagcATTCCTTTGGTCCGatcaatatttatataaatcatatataccaaaatccttttgtatttgttgggtgcaataattgtctctgcttggtagagcgatcgaaccgtggtgcttgagctgctgtgcggtttaaaagatttgagttgcaccattaccactagctatagcttttggtaaagcggtaagcactcggtcctacagtatttcaaaataaaattaatttccatgAAAGATGTCATTTTGacgacattttatttcaatcaatttattttaaaatacatataacCTTATCATTATTTGAATAATTGAATATATAAGCTTAAACCGAATAAACTTgaactataaattttttttggaaaattatgTACGGCGCTGCCTGCTACTATCGAGAACTCCTTAGGCGTGCGAGGACGCCCCAAAATCGGGTTCATGCTAGTCTTCTAGCATTTTTGGGCTCGCCCTAGGTTGATTTTGGTGAAAATTTTTAacctaaattttttatttttctctaaaatatttttttcgttGAACAAAAATTGGACGAAAAAGTGAAGTTTATACcgaatctttaaaattttcaaccaaaatcactttaaaaaactgaaactttaaaatatttgttttcaaaaaaatattttccagatctgaaatcatataaaaaaatttaaaacaaactTTTTTTCCAGATCTGGAACCAAATAATATCAAAAAGTTTAAACAAATCTCAATTGTTCAAGCATGAgtgactctgataccacttgttggggaaaaTCCATAAAGCACAGAATTCATCATGctaaatcattaagaatttgactgaaaacttaagcggaagcgtacctgaacTCATAATTCTGAATTCTTTAGACCGTGTCTTGATCTTTCAGATCTACGCGATTTTTCCTTGAGATAAAACTTTAGTTTTCTCTTctaaactattttcttaatgagTGAGACAATAGAGAACGTGATTGTGCGTGATCTGAGAACCACGACTCGTATATAAATAATGTTTATTATTATCTTATGATATTTGCGTTTTAGcttatcataaaaacagaactACACTTATGTCTTTACACACTATAAACTCACAAcctattagatacattaaaccTCAATAATCTGAAACATTAGTCGATCAATTTATTTTGAACTTAACTTAACAGACAACtcacaacacataattattcacatataaactcatataaataaaaatgatcCAATATTCCATACTTAAATCTTCTTGTTATATTTTACTCCACACACCAAGTGCTCGATTGATTCTCCacaacaaataattaataataccAAGTTTTTCTTTTCACCAAACGCGATGCAACACTGTCTCCTTTGACGCGTGTGGTGGTGTGTTTCATCCCTTgcttttcctttggattttgtGTTTCACTCCGACCCTTCATTCCCACTTTCACTCGGTTTATGTCCTCACGcgattattttaataatttataaaagttAAATATTGATTATTGTCTTAATTAACTCCTCACGTCCTTTAACAATTATTTAGAAAGTGGACAGCAGGGTTAACCAAGTAATACTAACAACGATATCTCGAGTCTCATATCCTAAGTTGTAAACTTGTAATCATTCTtcccaaaaacataaaaatatgaaCATTCATAATTAAACACATTAAAtactttcaaaataaaaattcatgtcaTAAAAGCATTCATTTAACAAGGATAAAATGGAAAAttcttttataaaatttattttttcattaattttttaaatccaTAACAAAACACAGAAAATCTgaaatatatgagatgaagagaaTATCATCATTTATAAACATGGCCATGGGTCGGACCCACCGTAACCGTTGTTACGGTCCGGTCATGGAAATAACGGTTCATGTCCAGGTCCAGATCCAGGCCCAGTTAACATCGAAGTCCAAGCCCGGGACGtgttggattttttttaaaaaaaatttattatttgtcaattaataaacatttaaaaaatgtagaaatataaatttaaaaatttttgcaGTTataaaaaatctatcaaatatttcttctttcaataaaaaaatccaTCTTTCCAAAATTCTTCAATGAATCAAATACCGTAATTAAGActattaaaatatgatattatcaTTATAAATCTCGAGCTACAAACGTCATAATTTTCACTACTCTTTGCGGTCAGATCGTGGTCACATCTTACTCCAAGACTTCTTCTGTTTTATTCTTTTCTTTCAAGCCTCTATTacatacattttaaaaatataataataataataataataatattaacacGCGGGGTCGACGATTTTTGAAAGCTAAAACTGTAACTAGCCCGTCTAAAGTCTGTTACTATCAAGGTTTCGAGTCAAACTCGAACCATGGCCAAGTCTACATCTTTATGGCAATTTTATatttagaaaataatttttcggatatacatatatatatgtgtgtgtgtctgtgtttgtgtttgtgtgtgtgtgtgtgtgggcaTTTTTTCTAGTCAATCCGCGTTTTGCTACGGGGGCTAGGGGAAAAAAATAGTTGTTAAACAACAATTCCACGTACTGACACACATTGCTTGTGGTTTAATGGTTATTATAATACTGACATTAAACGCAACTGAAAGTTGGTTAGAGATttcttgttaattttttttgagTAGATCTGAGactggtctcacgaatctttatctgtgagacgagttcACCGCTatcgatattaacaataaaaagtaataattttagcataataagtaatattttttcatgaatgacccaaataaagatatgtctcacaaatacgatccgtgagaccgtctcacaaaatacgacccgtgagaacgtatcacacaagtttttgtcttttttgtCAGTAAAATAACATGTTTTTATTCATAAATCACATtggaataatatattttataaaaataaacatgcacTTGGGGGTTGACTTATAATATTCAAACGTC
This window contains:
- the LOC142517702 gene encoding GTP-binding protein OBGC, chloroplastic, giving the protein MAFCNLFSTLPLHFKPLCSSRSKPNSSTRRFSTNNQKTKKLKFRNYPPPPSQSTGVGGGEATTFTRLPPKDDSPSQILAEVIKLSEYKFTSTKTRELGRDFGEDSDIGLRNGNIEENFGFGHENSDFHDMNSDSEDEDEEEDEDEGINKKVGYDYGKFELYEVTSDSVYQDKDDFDGEEDDEMGFENEEEIKGKEKGVPAVMRCFDRAKIYVKSGDGGNGVMAFRREKFVPLGGPSGGDGGRGGNVYVEVDETMNSLLSFRNGVHFRAGRGGHGQGQQKTGAKGEDVSIKVPPGIVVRETNGRVLFELLHPGQRALLLPGGRGGRGNASFKTGMNKAPKIAENGEEGTEMWFELELKLVADVGIIGVPNAGKSTFLSVISAAKPEIANYPFTTLLPNLGVVSFDYDATMVVADLPGLLEGAHRGFGLGHEFLRHTERCLVLVHIVDGSSLQPEYEFDAVRLELEMFNPELAEKPFIVAYNKMDLPEAYEKWESFQETLQARGIEPFCMSAVTREGTNEVINSSYKLVCDKRRENNEKGEMDPTNLNMLANKLQKQRAAPINEYEISQDSNTKTWHVDGVGLQRFIQMTNWRYIDSERRFQHVLEACGVTKSLEKLGVKEGDTVVVGEMEMIWHDAPDASGPTRRNRWAAEKVE